Proteins encoded in a region of the Sander lucioperca isolate FBNREF2018 chromosome 4, SLUC_FBN_1.2, whole genome shotgun sequence genome:
- the rasal3 gene encoding disabled homolog 2-interacting protein isoform X3: MMGFRRWIVCGGAFECSPDHVGLPGGPRPKNQDGGVRALIKRRLENRAKRNSNTQLNPLGLNKGSRHYGSRESVSIPVSAVESLDLSADTSTVIRPVHSSILGEKYCFEVINSENTHCFGCSSAAERDRWIEDLRRAAQPNKDNIERTENSLSLWVNEAKDLPPKRSYYCELHLDGTLFARTSSRAVGKLPNRSSLAGDNSTSSSGGPGASGGAAGGCQLFWGEFFELDNLPCVSQITLHLFREEDPKKKRHSRDEVSLHPLGSVVIPLAEIRGRTYQEKWYPITPYKASGTAGNKELLGPQASLRIKARSQNLKVLPMEKYKEFAEYVTVDYVEMCRNLEPLLNVKQKEELAGALVHVLQSIGKAKEFLLDLGSAEVERLGEKEAMIFRENTLATKAIDEYMKLVGQKYLIATLGDFINRLYASVENYEVDPRKCHASELSNNQKHLMEACEEVVQKIIATNGPFPEELNKIFSSWVELCEDQSRPEIGQRLISASLFLRFLCPAILSPSLFGLTQPYPEPNTLRTLTLTAKVIQNLANFTLFGEKEEYMLFMNEFLQQHWDGMRGFLQTVSNGDTEIPMSSFDGYVDLPLRLAVLHGLLVDIIYQRDQDTVEKLHPLPSILNQITESLGPEAHRIIISSQMGQAKPVYVPPKHLSKYSPHQPSLQQLPVDTKGLQDGDGRTRRSMRERKPVTRTQSAPHRRPGQAKHTLKRQISSEVLPTADNEQEMETNQPLISLPNTSASVKRPHALVPWFKVSHNRESSEMKTENEQFNLLDRHAQELSELRLGIEQVTERELDMAKRLEDFIIQSQDQNAMLQAEVAKLQDQLTVQEEQLASATFRLGVIEEEREEDERKLSVAIAAAERMNVLEEQFADLLKDLQQLSEAYNSGQNNMQHPEKPHINSI; this comes from the exons ATGATGGGATTTAGACGCTGGATTGTTTGTGGCGGGGCCTTCG AATGTAGCCCTGATCATGTGGGGTTACCAGGTGGCCCTCGACCAAAGAACCAAGATGGCGGTGTAAGG GCACTGATTAAGCGACGTCTCGAGAACAGGGCCAAGAGGAATAGCAACACCCAGCTGAACCCTCTAGGACTAAACAAAGGAAGCAG GCACTATGGTTCCCGGGAGTCAGTGTCCATTCCAGTCAGTGCGGTGGAGAGTCTAGATCTGAGTGCAGACACCAGCACTGTCATCAGGCCGGTCCACAGCTCCATTTTGGGGGAGAAGTACTGCTTTGAG GTGATAAACTCTGAGAACACCCACTGCTTTGGCTGCTCCTCAGCTGCAGAACGTGATCGTTGGATTGAAGACCTGAGAAGGGCTGCCCAGCCCAACAAG GATAACATCGAGCGTACAGAGAACTCCTTGAGTCTGTGGGTAAATGAAGCGAAGGATCTGCCACCCAAACGGAGTTATTACTGCGAGTTACACCTGGACGGGACCCTGTTCGCCCGCACCAGCAGCCGAGCTGTCGGCAAGCTGCCTAACCGCTCCAGTCTGGCAGGGGACAACTCCACTTCGTCTTCAGGAGGTCCGGGGGCCAGTGGCGGTGCGGCCGGAGGGTGTCAGTTATTCTGGGGGGAATTCTTTGAGCTAGACAACTTGCCTTGTGTCTCCCAAATCACTCTGCACCTCTTCCGTGAAGAAGACCCCAAGAAAAAGCGCCACTCCCGAGACGAAGTCAGCCTGCACCCACTGGGCAGTGTGGTCATACCTTTAGCTGAGATCCGAGGGAGGACCTATCAGGAGAAGTGGTATCCCATTACTCCATACAAGGCCTCAGGCACAGCGGGGAACAAAGAACTGCTGGGGCCACAGGCTTCACTCCGCATCAAGGCCCGTTCTCAGAATTTGAAAGTGCTGCCCATGGAGAAATACAAGGAGTTTGCCGAGTATGTGACAGTGGATTATGTGGAAATGTGCAGAAACCTGGAACCACTTCTAAATGTGAAGCAGAAGGAAGAGCTGGCAGGAGCTCTGGTCCACGTACTGCAGAGCATTGGCAAAGCCAAG GAGTTCCTCCTTGATCTTGGCAGTGCAGAGGTGGAGCGTCTTGGAGAGAAGGAAGCAATGATCTTCAGAGAGAACACGTTGGCCACTAAAGCCATAGATGAATATATGAAGCTGGTTGGCCAGAAGTACCTCATTGCCACACTAG GAGACTTTATCAACCGACTTTACGCATCGGTGGAGAACTATGAAGTTGACCCTCGTAAATGCCATGCCTCTGAATTGTCAAACAACCAAAAGCACTTGATGGAAGCCTGTGAAGAGGTGGTGCAAAAGATTATTGCGACCAATGG ACCCTTTCCTGAAGAGTTAAACAAGATCTTCTCCAGCTGGGTGGAACTGTGTGAAGACCAGAGCAGACCAGAGATTGGCCAGCGTCTCATCTCTGCTTCCCTCTTCCTTCGATTCTTATGTCCTGCTATCCTCAGTCCTTCTCTTTTTGGTCTGACACAGCCTTATCCAGAGCCAAACACCCTGCGTACCCTCACCTTAACTGCCAAAGTCATCCAGAATCTGGCCAACTTCACACT GTTtggagagaaggaggagtacATGCTCTTTATGAATGAattcctgcagcagcactgGGATGGAATGAGGGGGTTTCTACAAACGGTGTCAAATGGAGACACAGAAATTCCAATGTCTTCCTTCGATGGCTATGTGGATCTGCCTCTGCGCTTGGCTGTGCTCCATGGCCTTCTAGTAGACATCATCTATCAGAGGGACCAG GACACAGTTGAAAAGCTGCACCCTCTGCCTTCCATTCTGAACCAAATAACAGAGTCACTGGGCCCCGAAGCACATCGGATCATAATTAGCAG CCAAATGGGACAAGCCAAGCCAGTGTACGTTCCTCCTAAACACTTGAGCAAGTATAGCCCTCACCAACCATCCCTCCAGCAGCTTCCTGTGGACACCAAAGGCCTACAAGATGG GGATGGCAGGACTCGGAGGAGTATGAGAGAGAGGAAGCCAGTCACCAGAACTCAGAGTGCTCCACACAGACGTCCTGGTCAGGCAAAACATACCTTGAAGAGGCAGATAAGTTCTGAAGTTCTGCCGACAGCTGACAATGAACAAGAGATGGAGACCAACCAACCTCTTATCTCATTACCAAATACT AGTGCCAGTGTCAAACGTCCACATGCTCTGGTTCCATGGTTCAAAGTCAGCCACAACAGGGAGTCAAGTGAGATGAAGACTGAGAATGAGCAGTTCAACTTACTGGATAGG CATGCTCAGGAGCTGTCAGAGCTTCGTCTGGGGATAGAGCAGGTGACAGAGCGTGAGCTGGACATGGCAAAGCGCCTGGAGGACTTCATTATCCAAAGCCAGGACCAGAATGCAATGCTGCAGGCTGAGGTGGCCAAGCTCCAGGATCAGCTGACTGTGCAAGAAGAGCAGCTCGCCAGCGCCACCTTCAG ACTGGGTGtgattgaggaggagagggaggaagatgAGAGGAAGCTAAGTGTTGCCATTGCAGCAGCGGAGCGAATGAACGTACTG GAGGAGCAGTTTGCAGACCTGCTGAAGGACCTCCAACAGCTCAGTGAGGCCTACAACAGTGGCCAAAACAACATGCAGCATCCTGAAAAGCCACACATCAACAGCATCTGA